One stretch of Caldinitratiruptor microaerophilus DNA includes these proteins:
- a CDS encoding GntR family transcriptional regulator: protein MGRPFSSRPAFLPEPGPPEPGAVRRFPCGVQWARGFSHTVQEGKGETALPLNANSPIPLYHQLKSDLAARIAGGEWRPDEPIPSERELIERYGVSRTTVRQAISDLVAAGLLYRVQGRGTFVAPPHIVQTLAELTGFAEELRLRGLDPDVRVLDAHDAPLPPEPARALGMAPGEPAWRVRRVVSVDRSPLFVDDSYFHPELRDALSGRDVAGTSFYALLESKGWVIVRGEQRIAATLLDEAAAGLLRVPPGAPALAITRVTFAEGDRPVEWARALYRADRYQYLVELRRRAR, encoded by the coding sequence GTGGGGCGACCCTTCTCGTCGCGTCCGGCGTTCTTGCCGGAGCCCGGCCCTCCCGAGCCGGGCGCGGTACGGCGGTTCCCCTGCGGTGTACAATGGGCTCGCGGCTTCAGCCACACCGTCCAGGAAGGAAAGGGGGAAACCGCTCTGCCGCTCAACGCCAACAGCCCGATCCCGCTGTACCACCAGCTCAAGTCGGACCTGGCCGCGCGGATCGCCGGCGGCGAGTGGCGCCCGGACGAGCCCATCCCCTCCGAGCGCGAGCTCATCGAGCGCTACGGGGTGAGCCGGACCACCGTCCGGCAGGCGATCAGCGACCTGGTCGCCGCGGGCCTGCTGTACCGGGTTCAGGGGAGGGGGACGTTCGTGGCACCGCCCCACATCGTCCAGACCCTGGCCGAGCTGACCGGGTTCGCCGAGGAATTGCGCCTGCGGGGGCTGGACCCGGACGTGCGGGTGCTCGACGCCCACGACGCCCCGCTGCCCCCGGAGCCGGCCCGGGCGCTCGGGATGGCGCCGGGCGAGCCGGCGTGGCGGGTTCGGCGCGTGGTGAGCGTGGACCGCTCGCCGCTCTTCGTGGACGACAGCTACTTCCACCCGGAACTGCGTGACGCGCTGTCCGGCCGGGACGTGGCCGGCACCTCGTTCTACGCACTCCTCGAATCGAAAGGGTGGGTCATCGTGCGGGGCGAGCAGCGGATCGCCGCCACCCTGCTCGATGAGGCGGCGGCCGGCCTGCTCCGCGTGCCGCCCGGCGCCCCCGCGCTGGCGATCACCCGCGTGACCTTCGCCGAGGGGGACCGCCCTGTGGAGTGGGCCCGGGCGCTGTACCGGGCCGACCGGTATCAGTACCTGGTCGAGCTGCGCCGCCGGGCACGCTAG
- a CDS encoding sulfite exporter TauE/SafE family protein — protein MTAEGGNRRDTAGRAQCASRAGTGQEVSLTTFTLLNFLVSTVAGFVGALLGLGGGVFLVPALTLLFGVSIGEAVGASAVSVIATSSGAAVAYLRDHITNIRIGMLLEVGTTTGALTGALIAGLLNPRYLYFFFGVLLLYNAYLTFRARRQELPEGVVPDRLALRLRLQGAYRDRALDRTVEYTATRTLPGLLVMYASGMVAGLLGIGAGAFKVLAMDQIMRLPMKVSTATSNFMIGVTAAASAAIYFARGQVNPAIAAPVALGVLLGASLGTRVMNRMRSRTLRVLFAPVLGWIAVQMLWKGWVMP, from the coding sequence ATGACAGCAGAAGGGGGGAACCGCCGGGACACCGCCGGCCGGGCGCAGTGCGCGTCCAGGGCGGGTACCGGGCAGGAAGTGAGCCTGACCACGTTCACGTTGCTCAACTTTCTCGTATCCACAGTGGCGGGGTTCGTGGGGGCGCTTCTGGGGCTGGGAGGCGGCGTGTTCCTCGTCCCGGCCCTCACGCTCCTGTTCGGCGTCAGCATCGGCGAGGCCGTCGGTGCCAGCGCCGTCTCCGTGATCGCCACGTCCAGCGGGGCTGCCGTGGCGTACCTCCGGGATCACATCACGAACATTCGCATCGGCATGCTCCTGGAGGTGGGCACGACCACGGGAGCCCTCACGGGGGCGCTCATCGCCGGCCTGCTGAACCCTCGCTACCTGTATTTCTTCTTCGGCGTGCTGCTCCTGTACAACGCCTATCTCACATTCAGGGCCCGCCGTCAGGAGCTTCCGGAGGGTGTGGTCCCCGACCGGCTGGCGCTACGCCTGCGCCTTCAGGGCGCCTACCGGGACCGGGCCCTGGACCGCACCGTGGAGTACACGGCCACCCGCACCCTGCCGGGGCTCCTGGTGATGTACGCCTCAGGCATGGTGGCCGGACTCCTGGGCATCGGCGCCGGAGCCTTCAAGGTCCTCGCGATGGATCAGATCATGCGTTTGCCGATGAAGGTGTCCACCGCCACGTCGAACTTCATGATCGGGGTCACGGCAGCAGCGTCGGCGGCGATCTACTTCGCCCGGGGGCAGGTGAACCCGGCCATCGCCGCGCCCGTGGCCCTTGGGGTTCTGCTCGGGGCGTCCCTCGGGACGCGCGTCATGAACCGGATGCGCAGCCGTACCCTCCGGGTCCTGTTCGCGCCCGTGCTCGGCTGGATCGCCGTCCAGATGCTGTGGAAGGGGTGGGTCATGCCATGA
- a CDS encoding DUF1634 domain-containing protein, whose product MSAGADRPAVRPFSPGSTQPALPVPGAGPAGEHIERVEILVGHLLRYGVALAAVIMAAGLVLLLMRSGTAPHPSVPVPTSISEVLGGLLRLDPTALIDLGLVVLILTPVLRVAASLVAFAIERDRTYTLITLIVLIVLVAGFALGAAE is encoded by the coding sequence ATGAGCGCCGGGGCCGACCGGCCGGCGGTACGCCCGTTCTCGCCGGGTTCCACCCAGCCGGCGTTGCCCGTTCCGGGCGCCGGGCCAGCCGGCGAGCACATCGAACGTGTCGAGATCCTGGTCGGTCACCTGCTCCGCTACGGGGTGGCGCTCGCCGCGGTGATCATGGCGGCCGGCCTGGTTCTCCTCCTCATGCGGTCGGGGACCGCACCCCACCCGTCCGTGCCGGTGCCGACTTCCATCTCGGAGGTCCTGGGCGGCCTCCTGCGTCTAGACCCCACCGCGCTGATCGACCTGGGCCTTGTCGTCCTCATCCTGACCCCGGTCCTCCGGGTCGCGGCTTCGCTGGTCGCGTTCGCCATCGAGCGGGACCGGACCTACACCCTCATCACGCTGATCGTCCTGATCGTCCTGGTCGCCGGTTTCGCCCTCGGCGCGGCCGAGTGA
- the hisC gene encoding histidinol-phosphate transaminase yields the protein MSTFFVRPEVAALKPYSAGKSIEEVRREYGLTRIIKLASNENPLGPSPRALQALREAAEGVNIYPEGPSTALREALGARWGVGPDWIFVGNGSDEIFRLLATTYLRRGDRVVVPRPSFPVYAGASALMGAQVDAVPLKDGAMDLPAMAARARGARIVFLCRPNNPTGGVFAAEAFDAFLRAVDPDTLVVLDEAYREYDDTLFDSRAFLAEYPNLIVTRTFSKIYGLAGLRLGYGVGRPGIWQPLYTVREPFSVNRLAQAAGLAALDDHDHLEASRRMNQAGRQFLTAFFREMGLRPWPTQANFVLVDLGRPAAPVFEGLLRRGVVVRLPDPADLPNALRVTVGTEEQNREFVRALTDVLNA from the coding sequence GTGAGCACGTTCTTCGTCCGCCCCGAAGTGGCCGCGCTGAAGCCGTACTCGGCCGGCAAGTCCATCGAGGAGGTACGGCGGGAGTACGGCCTCACCCGGATCATCAAGCTGGCGTCGAACGAGAACCCGCTGGGCCCGTCGCCGCGGGCCCTGCAGGCCCTGCGCGAGGCGGCGGAGGGGGTGAACATCTACCCCGAGGGGCCGTCCACCGCGCTCCGGGAGGCGCTAGGTGCCCGCTGGGGGGTCGGCCCGGACTGGATCTTCGTGGGCAACGGCTCGGACGAGATCTTCCGCCTCCTGGCCACCACGTACCTGCGCCGGGGGGACCGGGTGGTGGTGCCGCGCCCCAGCTTCCCCGTGTACGCCGGTGCGTCGGCGCTCATGGGGGCGCAGGTGGACGCCGTCCCGCTGAAGGACGGCGCGATGGATCTCCCGGCGATGGCGGCGCGAGCCCGGGGGGCCCGGATCGTCTTCCTGTGCCGGCCGAACAACCCGACCGGCGGCGTCTTCGCCGCGGAGGCGTTCGACGCCTTTCTCCGGGCAGTCGATCCCGACACCCTCGTCGTGCTCGACGAGGCCTACCGCGAGTACGACGACACGCTCTTCGACAGCAGGGCCTTCCTGGCGGAGTACCCGAACCTGATCGTGACCCGGACCTTCTCGAAGATCTACGGGCTGGCCGGGCTGCGGCTCGGGTACGGGGTCGGGCGCCCGGGGATCTGGCAGCCCCTCTACACCGTGCGGGAACCGTTCAGCGTGAACCGCCTCGCCCAGGCGGCCGGGCTCGCCGCGCTCGACGACCACGACCATCTCGAGGCCAGCCGGCGCATGAACCAGGCGGGGCGCCAGTTCCTGACGGCCTTCTTCCGGGAGATGGGCCTGCGGCCCTGGCCCACCCAGGCGAACTTCGTCCTCGTCGACCTCGGCCGGCCCGCCGCGCCCGTCTTCGAGGGCCTCTTGCGCCGCGGGGTGGTCGTGCGCCTCCCCGACCCTGCCGACCTGCCGAACGCCCTGCGCGTCACCGTCGGCACCGAGGAGCAGAACCGGGAGTTCGTCCGCGCGCTGACGGACGTCCTGAACGCCTGA
- the hisIE gene encoding bifunctional phosphoribosyl-AMP cyclohydrolase/phosphoribosyl-ATP diphosphatase HisIE, translating to MNRAANTAAGTAASLREEDLRWGPDGLLPAVVQDARTGQVLMLAYMNREALRRTLETGQTWFWSRSRQALWHKGETSGHVQHVREIRTDCDGDTLLVLVEQEGVACHLGTYSCFMHRRAEWPRLADGPAAAPAGSGDHADAPEAVHVPSWWPGAPASAARLGDVLSELAAVLADRRRHPDPGSYTSRLFARAPDAALKKVAEEAGEVLLAAKGADRAGLVWEVADLWFHTLVVLEQAGISLDEIAAELARRRGKRRSGE from the coding sequence GTGAACCGCGCTGCCAACACCGCGGCGGGCACCGCCGCGAGCCTGCGGGAGGAGGACCTGCGCTGGGGCCCGGACGGCCTCCTGCCGGCCGTGGTGCAGGATGCCCGCACGGGGCAGGTGCTCATGCTCGCCTACATGAACCGGGAAGCCCTGCGCCGGACGCTGGAGACCGGCCAGACCTGGTTCTGGAGCCGGTCGCGCCAGGCCCTGTGGCACAAGGGGGAGACGTCCGGGCACGTCCAGCACGTCCGGGAGATCCGCACCGACTGCGATGGCGACACGCTCCTCGTGCTCGTCGAGCAGGAAGGGGTGGCCTGCCACCTCGGCACGTACTCCTGCTTCATGCACCGCCGGGCAGAGTGGCCCCGGCTGGCGGACGGTCCGGCCGCGGCCCCGGCCGGCTCCGGCGACCACGCGGATGCCCCGGAGGCCGTCCACGTGCCCTCCTGGTGGCCGGGTGCGCCAGCCTCCGCCGCCCGCCTCGGCGACGTGCTGTCCGAGCTGGCGGCGGTGCTCGCCGACCGCCGCCGGCACCCCGATCCCGGCTCGTACACCTCGCGCCTCTTTGCCAGGGCGCCGGACGCCGCGCTGAAGAAGGTGGCCGAGGAGGCCGGCGAGGTGCTCCTGGCGGCCAAGGGCGCGGATCGGGCGGGCCTGGTCTGGGAGGTCGCCGACCTGTGGTTCCACACGCTGGTCGTGCTGGAGCAGGCGGGCATCTCCCTGGACGAGATCGCCGCCGAGCTGGCGCGGCGGCGGGGGAAGCGAAGAAGTGGTGAGTAG
- the hisF gene encoding imidazole glycerol phosphate synthase subunit HisF, with protein sequence MPLAKRIIPCLDIDHGRVVKNVKFHTGRWDAGDPVELAARYDAQGADEVVFLDISASAEGRRTLLDVIARAAEQVFIPLTVGGGITSVEDMRAALLAGADKVSINTAAVKDPTLIERGAAAFGSQCVVVAIDCRRRPGGWEVYLHGGRTPTGIDALSWAEEAARRGAGELLVTSMDADGTREGFDLELHRRLAEVVGIPVIASGGAGSLEHLAEVLTAGRADAALAASIFHSGQYTVADAKAYLAARGVPVRP encoded by the coding sequence ATGCCGCTCGCCAAGCGCATCATCCCGTGCCTCGACATCGACCACGGGCGCGTCGTCAAGAACGTGAAGTTCCACACGGGCCGCTGGGACGCCGGCGACCCGGTGGAGCTCGCCGCCCGCTACGACGCCCAGGGGGCGGACGAGGTCGTCTTCCTCGACATCTCCGCCTCCGCCGAGGGTCGCCGCACGCTCCTCGACGTCATCGCCCGGGCCGCCGAGCAGGTGTTCATTCCCCTCACGGTGGGTGGCGGGATCACGTCCGTGGAGGACATGCGCGCCGCCCTCCTGGCGGGGGCGGACAAGGTCAGCATCAACACGGCGGCCGTGAAGGATCCGACCCTCATCGAGCGGGGCGCGGCCGCCTTCGGGAGCCAGTGCGTCGTCGTCGCCATCGACTGCCGCCGGCGGCCCGGGGGCTGGGAGGTGTACCTCCACGGCGGGCGAACGCCGACGGGGATCGACGCCCTGTCCTGGGCGGAAGAGGCGGCCCGGCGGGGCGCCGGCGAGCTCCTCGTGACCAGCATGGACGCCGACGGCACCCGGGAGGGCTTCGACCTCGAGCTCCACCGCCGGCTGGCCGAGGTGGTCGGCATCCCCGTCATCGCCTCCGGGGGGGCCGGCAGCCTCGAGCACCTCGCCGAGGTGCTGACCGCGGGCCGGGCCGACGCCGCCCTCGCCGCCTCGATCTTCCACTCCGGCCAGTACACCGTGGCCGACGCCAAGGCGTACCTGGCCGCCCGGGGGGTGCCGGTACGGCCGTGA
- the hisH gene encoding imidazole glycerol phosphate synthase subunit HisH — protein MRRIAIVDYGMGNLPNVRKAVLRAARDVKAGPAGAVWDAVITDRPEDVAAADAVILPGVGAFPAAMATLGRTGLGGAVQAAARAGRPVLGICLGQQLLFEESKEWERTPGLGLVPGRVTRLPGGVKLPHIGWNEVTPQYPHPLLEGLEKGLWGYFVHSYAAEAADPADALALTEYGRVFPSMVARGNVMGAQFHPEKSSAAGIRIYANWLRLVAAWRGFTVFPAIDLKGGRAVRLRQGDFATATDYGDPAAAAARWLAAGARALHVVDLDGAAAGRPVNAPAVRAIVEAARRAGAAVQLGGGLRTLADMAAAIEMGADRIVLGSAALDPDLVREAVARFGPERVVAGIDARDGMVAVAGWTRAAGVSAVELARSLRRAGVRHAVYTDIRRDGMLEGPSLEGVRELAATGLLVVASGGIASAADLRRLREIPGVSGAIVGKALYTGALDLAEALEAVT, from the coding sequence ATGCGGCGGATCGCCATCGTCGACTACGGCATGGGGAACCTGCCCAACGTGCGCAAGGCCGTGCTGCGGGCCGCCCGGGACGTGAAGGCGGGCCCGGCGGGCGCCGTCTGGGATGCGGTCATCACCGACCGGCCCGAGGACGTGGCCGCCGCCGACGCCGTCATCCTCCCCGGCGTGGGCGCCTTCCCGGCGGCGATGGCGACGCTGGGGCGCACCGGCCTCGGCGGGGCCGTGCAGGCCGCCGCCCGGGCGGGGCGGCCGGTGCTCGGGATCTGCCTCGGCCAGCAGCTCCTGTTCGAGGAGTCCAAGGAGTGGGAGCGGACCCCGGGCCTGGGCCTGGTCCCCGGCCGGGTCACCCGGTTGCCCGGGGGGGTGAAGCTCCCGCACATCGGCTGGAACGAGGTGACGCCGCAGTACCCCCACCCGCTCCTGGAAGGCCTGGAGAAGGGCCTCTGGGGGTACTTCGTCCACTCCTACGCGGCCGAGGCCGCCGATCCCGCCGACGCGCTGGCCCTCACCGAGTACGGGCGGGTCTTCCCCAGCATGGTCGCCCGCGGCAACGTGATGGGGGCGCAGTTCCACCCGGAGAAGTCCTCGGCGGCCGGGATCCGCATCTACGCCAACTGGCTGCGGCTCGTGGCCGCCTGGCGGGGGTTCACGGTCTTCCCGGCGATCGACCTCAAGGGCGGCCGGGCCGTGCGCCTGCGCCAGGGCGACTTCGCCACCGCCACCGACTACGGCGACCCGGCCGCGGCCGCCGCGCGCTGGCTGGCGGCGGGGGCCCGGGCCCTGCACGTGGTCGACCTGGACGGCGCGGCTGCCGGCCGTCCGGTGAACGCCCCCGCCGTGCGGGCCATCGTCGAGGCCGCGCGCCGCGCCGGGGCGGCGGTCCAGCTCGGCGGCGGCCTGCGCACGCTGGCCGACATGGCGGCCGCCATCGAGATGGGCGCCGACCGCATCGTCCTGGGCTCGGCCGCTCTCGACCCGGACCTCGTCCGGGAGGCGGTGGCCCGGTTCGGCCCGGAGCGCGTCGTCGCGGGCATCGACGCCCGGGACGGGATGGTGGCGGTGGCCGGCTGGACCCGCGCCGCCGGGGTGTCGGCCGTCGAGCTGGCCCGGTCGCTGCGCCGGGCCGGCGTGCGGCACGCCGTCTACACGGACATCCGCCGCGACGGGATGCTCGAGGGCCCGTCGCTGGAGGGGGTCCGGGAGCTCGCCGCGACCGGGCTCCTGGTGGTGGCGTCGGGAGGGATTGCGTCGGCAGCCGACCTGCGCCGGCTGCGCGAGATCCCCGGCGTGTCGGGGGCCATCGTGGGCAAGGCCCTGTACACAGGGGCCCTCGACCTGGCGGAAGCCCTGGAGGCGGTGACCTGA
- the hisB gene encoding imidazoleglycerol-phosphate dehydratase HisB gives MAGRSAEVSRQTAETKVRLALDLDGSGRCRVRTGIGFFDHMLVQIARHGLVDLEVDVDGDLHVDPHHTVEDTGLALGTALRQALGDGRGIRRYGEATVPMDEALARAVVDLSGRPFLVFQASFPRERVGEMDTELVREFFQAVAARAGMTLHLRVEYGENAHHMVEALFKAFARALDAATALDPRVRDVPSSKGSLL, from the coding sequence GTGGCCGGCCGTAGCGCGGAGGTGAGCCGCCAGACCGCCGAGACGAAGGTGCGGCTCGCCCTGGACCTCGACGGCAGCGGGCGCTGCCGGGTCCGCACCGGGATCGGGTTCTTCGACCACATGCTCGTCCAGATCGCCCGCCACGGCCTCGTCGACCTGGAGGTGGACGTGGACGGCGACCTCCACGTCGACCCCCACCACACGGTCGAGGACACGGGGCTCGCCCTGGGCACGGCCCTGCGGCAGGCCCTCGGGGACGGCCGGGGCATCCGCCGCTACGGCGAGGCCACCGTGCCGATGGACGAGGCGCTGGCCCGCGCCGTGGTCGACCTGAGCGGCCGGCCCTTCCTGGTCTTCCAGGCGTCGTTCCCCCGGGAGCGGGTCGGGGAGATGGACACCGAGCTCGTGCGCGAGTTCTTCCAGGCCGTCGCCGCCCGGGCCGGGATGACGCTGCACCTGCGGGTGGAGTACGGCGAGAACGCCCACCACATGGTCGAAGCCCTGTTCAAGGCCTTCGCCCGGGCGCTGGACGCCGCCACGGCGCTCGACCCCCGGGTCCGGGACGTCCCGAGCAGCAAGGGGAGTCTCCTGTGA
- the hisD gene encoding histidinol dehydrogenase produces MLRRFEHPVDFLTHVERYRLQERTRVEEAVRAILDAVRARGDAALYELTLRFDGVDLRPDRGSAPAGLEVSTAERDEGAAAVPPDLLEALERAARNIEDFHRPQVPRSWLETRPDGSVLGQLVRPVDRVGIYVPGGSAPLYSCLLMTAIPARVAGVREVYLATPPGPDGRLHPAMLAAARLCGVDRIFRIGGAQAIAALAYGTETVPRVDLVVGPGNPYVTAAKRLVFGEVGIDMLAGPTELLVIDDGSVPAAWLAADLLSQAEHPGGTVILVTLDPARVDAVGAEIARQAAGLPRRETIAASLERGSCAIAVPDLEVAADLASTIAPEHLELAVADPWALLPAIRHAGSIFLGPYTPEPVGDYIAGPSNVIPTGGAPRYTSPVNVETFIKRSAITAYSERAFRENAPAAVRLAHGEGLPAHAASLEVRLEALAKGEVNGRGRP; encoded by the coding sequence GTGCTCCGGCGGTTTGAGCATCCGGTCGACTTCCTGACCCACGTCGAGAGGTACCGGCTGCAGGAACGGACCCGGGTCGAGGAAGCGGTCCGTGCGATCCTCGACGCCGTGCGCGCCCGGGGGGATGCGGCGCTCTACGAGCTCACGCTCCGCTTCGACGGCGTGGACCTGCGCCCGGACCGGGGCTCCGCCCCGGCCGGCCTCGAGGTCTCCACCGCCGAGCGGGACGAGGGCGCCGCCGCCGTCCCGCCCGACCTCCTGGAGGCCCTGGAGCGGGCGGCCCGCAACATCGAGGACTTCCACCGGCCCCAGGTGCCGCGCTCGTGGCTGGAAACCCGGCCGGACGGCTCCGTGCTGGGCCAGCTCGTCCGCCCCGTGGACCGGGTCGGGATCTACGTGCCGGGCGGATCCGCTCCGCTGTACTCCTGCCTCCTCATGACCGCGATCCCGGCCCGGGTGGCGGGGGTGCGAGAGGTGTACCTGGCGACCCCGCCGGGGCCCGACGGTCGCCTTCACCCCGCCATGCTGGCGGCGGCGCGTCTCTGCGGGGTGGACCGCATCTTCCGGATCGGCGGCGCCCAGGCGATCGCGGCCCTGGCGTACGGGACGGAGACCGTTCCCAGGGTGGACCTCGTCGTCGGGCCGGGCAACCCCTACGTCACGGCGGCGAAGCGGCTCGTCTTCGGTGAGGTCGGGATCGACATGCTGGCCGGCCCGACCGAACTGCTGGTGATCGACGACGGGTCCGTGCCCGCCGCCTGGCTGGCGGCCGACCTCCTCTCCCAGGCCGAGCATCCCGGCGGCACGGTGATCCTCGTCACCCTGGACCCCGCCCGGGTAGACGCGGTGGGAGCCGAGATCGCCCGGCAGGCCGCCGGCCTTCCCCGGCGCGAGACCATCGCGGCCAGCCTCGAGCGGGGGAGCTGCGCCATCGCGGTGCCGGACCTGGAGGTGGCCGCCGACCTGGCCAGCACGATCGCGCCCGAGCACCTCGAGCTGGCGGTCGCCGATCCGTGGGCGCTCCTGCCGGCCATCCGCCACGCGGGCTCGATCTTCCTGGGCCCGTACACCCCGGAGCCCGTGGGCGACTACATCGCCGGGCCGTCCAACGTGATCCCGACCGGCGGCGCGCCCCGGTACACGTCGCCGGTGAACGTGGAGACCTTCATCAAGCGAAGCGCCATCACCGCCTACTCCGAGCGGGCCTTCCGGGAGAACGCCCCCGCCGCCGTCCGGCTCGCGCACGGCGAGGGGCTGCCGGCCCACGCCGCCTCCCTGGAGGTTCGCCTGGAGGCGCTGGCGAAGGGGGAGGTGAACGGCCGTGGCCGGCCGTAG
- the hisG gene encoding ATP phosphoribosyltransferase, producing the protein MNAALLTLAVPKGRPLGPTLDLLARAGIGSARSLAESRSLVAVLPEAGMRFILARPSDVPTYVEHGAADLGIVGKDVLAEGRHQVYELLDLGYLRCRFVVAGPAGTDPTRLLDGAGHLRVATKYPRVAEEYFRRRGIQAEVIYLAGSVEVAPQVGLADLIVDISETGRTLAENGLVVLDTVMESTARLIANRASYRLRGERIAPFIQALREAVSGAPAV; encoded by the coding sequence ATGAATGCCGCTCTCCTCACCCTGGCCGTTCCGAAAGGCCGCCCGCTCGGGCCGACCCTGGACCTCCTGGCCCGTGCCGGGATCGGTTCCGCGCGCTCCCTGGCGGAGTCCCGCAGCCTGGTCGCGGTCCTGCCGGAGGCCGGGATGCGCTTCATCCTCGCCCGCCCCTCCGACGTGCCGACGTACGTCGAGCACGGCGCCGCCGACCTGGGCATCGTCGGCAAGGACGTGCTCGCCGAGGGCCGGCATCAGGTGTACGAGCTCCTGGACCTGGGTTACCTGCGGTGCCGGTTCGTGGTCGCCGGCCCGGCCGGGACCGACCCGACCCGGCTGCTGGACGGCGCCGGCCACCTGCGGGTGGCCACGAAGTACCCCCGGGTGGCGGAGGAGTACTTCCGCCGCCGGGGCATCCAGGCGGAGGTCATCTACCTGGCCGGTTCGGTCGAAGTGGCGCCGCAGGTGGGGCTGGCCGACCTCATCGTGGACATCTCCGAGACCGGCCGCACCCTGGCCGAGAACGGGCTGGTGGTGCTGGACACGGTCATGGAGTCGACCGCCCGGCTGATCGCCAACCGGGCGTCGTACCGGCTCCGGGGCGAGCGCATCGCCCCCTTCATCCAGGCGCTGCGGGAGGCGGTGAGCGGTGCTCCGGCGGTTTGA
- the hisZ gene encoding ATP phosphoribosyltransferase regulatory subunit, with protein sequence MLPETLTGGFPVPDGVKDRLPRETARLRRLEDRLLEVFRLWGYREVMTPAFEFLETALAGQEARARREDYYQLFDRRGRTLVLRPDMTAPIARLAASRAAVEPLPLRYSYRGPVFRRRGHRYGELHEVWQAGVELIGARGMRADAEIIALACDALARAGLQGYKVGVGHVAVVEGLLARAGVPGSAAADLKEALAARDLVAFERLAREAAPAGADLLVDMASFTGSAREALGRFGGEPGDPVRAALEEIDGTLRLLAGYGVEAQVCLDLGLARHFGYYTGIVFEAYAPGVGAPVLGGGRYDRLLAAFAGDGAGTPATGFALDLDRVLQALERQGGPEPEDEAPILLVPAPGAEALAHARARELRAAGRVVEVELDGLEGEALEAYVRARGVAEVVRVEAAGAAGPASGPGGSAAAGPSRPGRPGAAPGDRDRRGAPRPGGGVTPIH encoded by the coding sequence GTGCTGCCGGAAACGCTCACCGGGGGCTTCCCGGTGCCGGACGGAGTCAAGGACCGCCTGCCGCGGGAGACCGCCCGGCTCCGGCGCCTGGAGGACCGCCTCCTGGAGGTCTTCCGGCTCTGGGGCTACCGGGAGGTGATGACCCCGGCCTTCGAGTTTCTCGAGACGGCGCTGGCCGGCCAGGAGGCGCGAGCCCGCCGGGAGGACTACTACCAGCTGTTCGACCGCCGCGGCCGGACGCTGGTGCTGCGCCCCGACATGACGGCCCCCATCGCGCGGCTCGCCGCCAGCCGGGCCGCGGTCGAGCCCCTGCCCCTGCGCTACAGCTACCGGGGGCCGGTGTTCCGCCGTCGGGGTCACCGTTACGGGGAACTCCACGAGGTGTGGCAGGCGGGCGTGGAGCTCATCGGGGCGCGCGGGATGCGCGCGGACGCCGAGATCATCGCCCTGGCCTGCGACGCGCTGGCCCGCGCCGGCCTGCAGGGATACAAGGTCGGCGTCGGGCACGTGGCCGTCGTGGAGGGGCTCCTGGCCCGGGCCGGCGTCCCCGGGTCGGCCGCGGCCGACCTGAAGGAGGCGCTGGCGGCCCGTGACCTGGTCGCCTTCGAGCGGCTGGCCCGGGAAGCCGCCCCGGCGGGGGCCGACCTCTTGGTCGACATGGCGTCGTTCACGGGCAGCGCCCGGGAGGCGCTGGGCCGGTTCGGCGGCGAGCCCGGGGATCCCGTCCGGGCGGCCCTGGAGGAGATCGACGGGACGCTCCGGCTCCTCGCCGGCTACGGGGTGGAGGCGCAGGTCTGCCTGGACCTCGGGCTGGCCCGGCACTTCGGCTACTACACGGGAATCGTCTTCGAAGCCTACGCACCCGGCGTGGGCGCGCCCGTCCTCGGCGGCGGCCGCTACGACCGGCTGCTGGCCGCCTTCGCCGGCGACGGCGCCGGGACCCCGGCGACGGGCTTCGCCCTCGACCTCGACCGGGTGCTGCAGGCCCTGGAGCGGCAGGGCGGGCCGGAGCCGGAGGATGAGGCCCCGATCCTGCTGGTGCCGGCGCCGGGGGCCGAGGCGCTCGCCCACGCCCGGGCGAGGGAGCTGCGGGCCGCGGGCCGGGTCGTGGAAGTGGAGCTCGACGGGCTGGAAGGCGAGGCGCTCGAGGCCTACGTCCGGGCGCGCGGGGTCGCGGAGGTCGTGCGCGTCGAAGCCGCGGGTGCCGCCGGCCCGGCGTCCGGTCCGGGGGGGTCGGCTGCGGCGGGACCGTCGCGCCCGGGCCGCCCCGGTGCCGCACCGGGGGACCGGGACCGGCGCGGGGCGCCGCGGCCGGGCGGCGGCGTCACGCCGATCCACTGA